One part of the Roseomonas gilardii genome encodes these proteins:
- a CDS encoding ATP-binding protein yields the protein MDDVLRWLQSVGLAQYAPDFAEHGISLSDLPELSEADLRELGLPIGARKQLRRALRTRGARSGAERRPLSVLFLDLVGSSRLAELLEPEDLMRIMQRYREACAGPVARYDGRIAQFLGDGVLAYFGFPAAHEDDPERAVRAALEAVEAVRRLRVPLPNLPPGQEPLRARAGIATGQVVIGDLLGHGDAPGDSMAIGSTPNLAARLQALAPPGGVIVSGETRARLTPIFEMRDLGPQVLKGFSEPCPAFLVRREAQRSGQRRRLARPDAFVNRLADLARLQQAWESVLAGASRTVLLRGEAGIGKSSLLRRFLATRRDRIGSATLTFIASPFHTDTPFHPLVTPLRTLARLAPDEEWPDALVKLRHWLGDEAPEIDERAAALAELLLVGDDGAGARPAALSAMAPRRLRSLTLTALLDQLTRLLARQPLCLMVEDLHWLDPSSMELLERALSRLPGRCLLLLTSREAFTPPATPAWGDVELLELRPLSEPDMVQLVEAVAGSSADAPHLTRRISRLVASRTEGVPLYAQELARAILDGTVEAEAEVPPSLRECLVARLDRAQSAKAVAQAAAVAGRSVPRDLLQAVTELPKEELDAALAHLELAGVLQRRSLPGREGWTFHHALLRDAAYESLVRDRRRLLHARLAQALPRLDPDRVAAEPEVLAHHLAEAGRVADSVPLWLAATRRSLARSAYPEATRLLRRALRAIDTVPPTPALRAQRLELLALLGPALIALHGPGAAETQDHYAESYAALNDTPAEESAHFPIAWGWWRVSRDYNIKRLRSGALTERAARRGEPGSLLQAHHCGWGTRFGLGDLCGCRRDIESGLAIYEAGDYRHHATLYGNHDAKVCALGETALLEWLEGRPEAALRAETRAQAWALEIDHLGSILHALDIHAMHRAYRRDPAEMAEAARRMMEAAETHDLPDYRAKGMIFGGWAASARGDAAEGLRSIEAGLAVQREVGTIEDFPIFHTLLAEAQTTAGQVQRAVAELDEARELFERVGLHIWMPEVWRVLGLLRLQAGGPGSEAAAEASLREALRLAEAQGAWMLVLRTRLSLANLDLRLGRLGDAEMLQRLAGLAERAEREGDGEVERLLAALRRTSISFAP from the coding sequence ATGGATGACGTGCTCCGGTGGCTGCAATCGGTGGGCCTTGCCCAGTACGCACCGGACTTCGCCGAGCACGGGATCAGCCTGTCCGATCTGCCGGAGCTCAGCGAAGCGGACCTGCGCGAGCTCGGCCTGCCGATCGGCGCCCGCAAGCAGCTTCGCCGGGCGCTGCGAACCAGAGGCGCCCGCAGCGGCGCCGAGCGCCGTCCGCTTTCGGTTCTGTTCCTCGACCTGGTCGGCTCCTCCCGCCTCGCGGAGCTGCTGGAGCCCGAGGACCTGATGCGGATCATGCAGCGCTACCGCGAGGCCTGCGCCGGCCCGGTGGCGCGCTATGACGGGCGCATCGCGCAGTTCCTGGGCGATGGCGTGCTCGCCTATTTCGGCTTTCCCGCCGCGCATGAGGACGATCCGGAACGCGCCGTCCGCGCGGCGCTGGAGGCCGTGGAGGCGGTGCGGCGGCTGCGCGTGCCGCTGCCGAACCTGCCGCCGGGGCAGGAGCCGCTGCGCGCCCGGGCCGGGATCGCCACGGGGCAGGTGGTGATCGGCGACCTGCTGGGCCATGGCGATGCGCCGGGCGACAGCATGGCCATCGGCTCCACCCCCAACCTCGCGGCGCGGCTCCAGGCCCTGGCACCGCCCGGCGGGGTCATCGTCTCCGGCGAGACCCGGGCCCGGCTGACCCCGATCTTCGAGATGCGGGATCTCGGCCCGCAGGTGCTGAAGGGCTTCAGCGAGCCCTGCCCCGCCTTCCTGGTGCGGCGGGAGGCCCAGCGCAGCGGCCAGCGCCGGCGCCTCGCCCGCCCCGACGCCTTCGTCAACCGGCTGGCCGATCTCGCGCGGCTGCAACAGGCCTGGGAAAGCGTGTTGGCCGGTGCCAGCCGGACGGTGCTGCTGCGGGGCGAGGCCGGGATCGGCAAGTCGAGCCTGCTGCGCCGCTTCCTGGCGACGCGGCGGGACCGCATCGGCTCCGCCACGCTGACCTTCATCGCCTCGCCCTTCCACACCGACACGCCCTTCCACCCCCTGGTGACGCCGCTGCGCACCCTGGCCCGCCTGGCCCCGGACGAGGAATGGCCGGATGCCCTGGTCAAGCTGCGGCACTGGCTGGGCGACGAGGCGCCGGAGATCGACGAGCGCGCCGCCGCCCTGGCGGAGCTGCTGCTGGTCGGCGACGACGGGGCGGGGGCGCGGCCGGCGGCCCTGTCCGCCATGGCGCCGCGACGCCTCCGCAGCCTGACCCTCACGGCGCTGCTCGACCAGCTCACCCGCCTTTTGGCGCGGCAGCCGCTCTGCCTGATGGTGGAGGACCTGCACTGGCTCGATCCCAGCTCCATGGAGCTGCTCGAACGCGCCCTGTCCCGTCTGCCGGGCCGCTGCCTGCTCCTGCTTACCTCGCGCGAGGCCTTCACCCCACCCGCCACGCCGGCCTGGGGCGATGTCGAGCTGCTGGAACTGCGGCCGCTGAGCGAGCCCGACATGGTGCAGCTGGTGGAGGCTGTGGCCGGCTCCTCCGCGGATGCCCCGCACCTGACGCGGCGGATCAGCCGGCTGGTGGCGTCGCGCACGGAAGGCGTGCCGCTCTACGCGCAGGAACTGGCGCGCGCCATCCTGGACGGCACGGTGGAGGCCGAGGCGGAGGTGCCGCCCAGCCTGCGGGAATGCCTCGTGGCGCGGCTCGACCGGGCGCAATCCGCCAAGGCGGTGGCGCAGGCGGCGGCGGTGGCCGGGCGCTCCGTGCCGCGCGACCTGCTCCAGGCGGTCACGGAACTGCCGAAGGAGGAGCTGGACGCCGCCCTGGCGCATCTGGAACTGGCCGGGGTGCTGCAGCGGCGCAGCCTGCCGGGCCGCGAGGGCTGGACCTTCCACCACGCGCTGCTGCGCGACGCCGCCTATGAGAGCCTGGTGCGCGACCGGCGCCGCCTGCTGCACGCGCGGCTCGCCCAGGCGCTGCCGAGGCTCGATCCGGACCGGGTCGCCGCGGAGCCGGAAGTGCTGGCGCATCACCTCGCCGAGGCCGGGCGGGTGGCGGACAGCGTGCCGCTCTGGCTCGCCGCGACGCGACGCAGCCTGGCGCGCTCCGCCTATCCCGAGGCGACGCGCCTGCTGCGCCGGGCGCTGCGGGCGATCGACACGGTGCCGCCCACCCCGGCGCTGCGCGCGCAGAGGCTGGAACTCCTGGCCCTGCTCGGCCCGGCGCTGATCGCCCTGCATGGGCCGGGCGCCGCCGAGACGCAGGACCACTACGCCGAGAGCTATGCCGCGCTGAACGACACGCCTGCCGAGGAAAGCGCGCATTTCCCCATCGCCTGGGGCTGGTGGCGGGTGTCGCGCGACTACAACATCAAGCGGCTGCGCTCCGGCGCCCTGACCGAGCGGGCCGCCCGGCGCGGCGAGCCGGGCAGCCTGCTGCAGGCGCATCACTGCGGCTGGGGCACGCGCTTCGGCCTGGGCGACCTCTGCGGCTGCCGCCGGGACATCGAGTCCGGGCTCGCCATCTACGAGGCAGGCGACTACCGCCACCACGCCACGCTCTACGGCAACCACGACGCCAAGGTCTGCGCCCTGGGGGAGACGGCGCTGCTGGAATGGCTGGAAGGCCGCCCCGAGGCGGCGCTGCGCGCCGAGACCCGGGCGCAGGCCTGGGCGCTGGAGATCGACCACCTGGGCAGCATCCTGCACGCGCTGGACATCCACGCCATGCACCGCGCCTACCGGCGCGACCCGGCGGAGATGGCGGAGGCGGCGCGGCGCATGATGGAGGCCGCCGAAACGCACGACCTGCCCGACTACCGCGCCAAGGGGATGATCTTCGGCGGCTGGGCGGCCTCGGCGCGTGGCGACGCGGCGGAGGGGCTGCGCTCGATCGAGGCGGGACTCGCCGTGCAGCGCGAGGTCGGCACCATCGAGGACTTCCCCATCTTCCACACCCTGCTGGCCGAGGCGCAGACCACGGCGGGGCAGGTGCAGCGCGCGGTGGCGGAACTCGACGAGGCGCGCGAGCTGTTCGAACGCGTCGGGCTGCATATCTGGATGCCGGAGGTCTGGCGGGTGCTCGGCCTGCTGCGCCTGCAGGCCGGCGGCCCCGGTTCCGAAGCCGCCGCCGAGGCCTCGCTGCGCGAGGCGCTGCGGCTGGCCGAGGCACAGGGCGCGTGGATGCTGGTGCTGCGCACCCGGCTGAGCCTCGCGAATCTCGACCTGCGGCTCGGCCGCCTCGGCGATGCGGAGATGCTGCAAAGGCTGGCCGGCCTCGCGGAGCGGGCGGAACGGGAGGGCGACGGCGAGGTCGAGCGCCTGCTGGCGGCGCTCCGGCGCACCAGCATCTCCTTCGCGCCGTGA
- a CDS encoding YcaO-like family protein, with the protein MTGPGLFPGLPPEDEAKRFRLGAHRVRDPGETLERALRHAARFGLTRVAVLTGLDVTGIPVAAAIRPNARSLSVFQGKGATLAAAKASAVMEAVETWHAETLAAALRWGSHARLRESGLALLDPVRLPRSAAAPDLPAREVPMLWAEGRDLAGGTPLWVPLDLVTADYALDGPPSGGFLQATTNGLASGNTRGEALVHALAELAERDAHALWLALPPAARAETAIDPDSVADPLCADLLARFAAAGIALAIWDITSDLGIPAFRVLALPGREEPGVEAELGLGCHPDPGVALSRALTEAAQSRVTRISGARDDFAPESYAPPARAARHAAALRAMAEAAAPRRRFETVQGCATPTIRGDLALLLSRIGAAGLGPVAWVDLTREEIGIPVVRAVVAGLEGTPGPAGGGYAPGERARARARARA; encoded by the coding sequence GTGACCGGCCCCGGCCTCTTTCCCGGCCTGCCGCCGGAGGATGAGGCCAAGCGCTTCCGCCTGGGCGCGCACCGGGTCCGCGACCCCGGGGAAACGCTGGAACGGGCCCTGCGCCACGCGGCGCGCTTCGGCCTGACGCGGGTCGCGGTGCTGACCGGGCTGGACGTGACCGGCATCCCCGTCGCGGCGGCCATCCGGCCCAATGCGCGCTCGCTCTCCGTCTTCCAGGGCAAGGGCGCGACCCTGGCGGCGGCCAAGGCTTCGGCGGTGATGGAGGCGGTGGAGACCTGGCATGCCGAGACCCTGGCGGCGGCGCTGCGCTGGGGCAGCCATGCCCGGCTGCGCGAAAGCGGCCTGGCGCTCCTGGACCCGGTCCGGCTGCCGCGCAGCGCCGCCGCGCCGGACCTGCCGGCGCGGGAGGTGCCGATGCTCTGGGCCGAGGGGCGCGACCTCGCCGGCGGCACGCCGCTCTGGGTGCCGCTGGACCTGGTGACGGCCGACTACGCGCTGGACGGCCCGCCCTCCGGCGGCTTCCTCCAGGCGACCACGAACGGCCTCGCCTCCGGCAACACGCGCGGGGAGGCACTGGTGCACGCCCTGGCCGAGCTGGCGGAGCGCGACGCGCATGCCCTCTGGCTGGCCCTCCCCCCGGCAGCCCGGGCGGAAACGGCGATCGACCCCGACAGCGTCGCCGACCCGCTCTGCGCCGACCTGCTGGCCCGCTTCGCCGCCGCCGGCATCGCCCTGGCGATCTGGGACATCACCTCCGACCTCGGCATCCCCGCCTTCCGCGTCCTGGCCCTGCCGGGACGCGAGGAGCCGGGGGTGGAGGCGGAGCTGGGCCTGGGCTGCCATCCCGACCCCGGCGTGGCCCTGTCCCGCGCCCTGACCGAAGCGGCGCAGTCGCGCGTCACCCGCATCTCCGGTGCCCGGGACGATTTCGCGCCGGAATCCTACGCTCCCCCCGCCCGCGCCGCCCGCCACGCCGCCGCGCTGCGCGCCATGGCCGAGGCGGCGGCGCCCCGGCGGCGCTTCGAGACTGTCCAGGGCTGCGCCACGCCCACCATCCGTGGCGACCTCGCCCTGCTGCTGTCCCGGATCGGGGCGGCCGGGCTCGGGCCCGTGGCCTGGGTGGACCTAACGCGGGAGGAGATCGGCATCCCGGTGGTCCGGGCCGTCGTGGCGGGGCTGGAGGGCACGCCGGGCCCGGCCGGCGGCGGCTATGCCCCCGGCGAACGGGCCCGGGCACGTGCAAGGGCACGCGCATGA
- a CDS encoding TfuA-like protein, with protein sequence MNAPVVFLGPSLPWEAARAIAPEAVLLPPARQGDLYRAARSLRPRAIGLVDGLFREAPAVWHREILWALSEGIPVLGAASMGALRAAECDAFGMEGVGTVYRAYRDGCFPPFDGPFEDDDEVAILHAPAEAGWIAASDAMVDLRATLAAALGAGVIGPEGCEALARRLKRLPFPERSHARLVEEAAALPAPGRALEWLRHHRVAQKRRDAEELLTRIVRTSPDRRAPGFRFTRSLAWESFLATQAAVPLAEEEQGGGALLRELAVSDPVAWRELRLMAEGHPGPLASGAADAAALEDFRRRHGLWRRAALEAWLAAHDLDEAGLHRLLAREAALREHLRHPPGPATLEAMLDALRLSGRHAGLKARLAGREEDRDSPGEAVLDAAWRWWFETRADLPPPPPGEEDSGARAHGFPDAGGFRLAVWREYRAAMEDEAAGDGTGPEPRGEG encoded by the coding sequence ATGAACGCGCCCGTCGTCTTCCTCGGCCCCAGCCTGCCCTGGGAGGCCGCCCGGGCGATCGCGCCGGAGGCCGTCCTCCTGCCCCCGGCACGGCAGGGCGACCTCTACCGCGCGGCGCGCTCCCTGCGCCCCCGCGCGATCGGTCTGGTGGACGGGCTGTTCCGGGAGGCTCCGGCGGTCTGGCACCGGGAGATCCTCTGGGCGCTCTCCGAGGGCATCCCCGTGCTGGGCGCCGCCAGCATGGGCGCCTTGCGCGCCGCCGAATGCGATGCCTTCGGGATGGAGGGGGTCGGCACCGTCTACCGCGCCTATCGCGACGGATGCTTTCCTCCCTTCGACGGCCCCTTCGAGGATGACGACGAGGTCGCCATCCTGCACGCCCCCGCCGAGGCCGGCTGGATCGCCGCCTCCGATGCCATGGTGGACCTGCGCGCCACCCTCGCGGCCGCCCTGGGCGCCGGCGTGATCGGGCCGGAGGGCTGCGAGGCCCTGGCCCGCAGGCTCAAGCGCCTGCCCTTCCCCGAAAGGAGCCATGCCCGCCTCGTCGAGGAGGCCGCTGCCCTGCCGGCTCCGGGGCGGGCGCTGGAATGGCTGCGGCATCACCGGGTCGCGCAGAAACGGCGCGATGCCGAGGAATTACTAACGCGAATCGTCCGGACCTCCCCCGATCGGAGGGCGCCGGGCTTCCGCTTCACCCGTAGCCTGGCCTGGGAAAGCTTCCTCGCCACGCAGGCGGCCGTGCCGCTTGCGGAGGAGGAACAGGGGGGAGGCGCATTGCTGCGGGAACTGGCGGTCTCCGATCCGGTCGCATGGCGGGAACTGCGCCTGATGGCGGAGGGCCATCCGGGCCCGCTCGCCTCCGGGGCGGCCGATGCCGCCGCGCTGGAGGATTTCCGCCGGCGCCACGGCCTGTGGCGGCGCGCGGCGCTGGAGGCCTGGCTGGCGGCGCATGACCTCGACGAGGCCGGGCTGCACCGGCTGCTGGCGCGCGAGGCCGCGCTCCGGGAGCATCTGCGCCATCCCCCTGGCCCGGCCACCCTGGAGGCGATGCTGGATGCCCTGCGCCTGTCCGGCCGCCATGCCGGGCTGAAGGCAAGGCTGGCCGGGCGGGAGGAAGACCGGGACTCACCCGGCGAGGCCGTGCTGGATGCGGCATGGCGCTGGTGGTTCGAGACGCGGGCCGACCTGCCGCCACCGCCCCCCGGCGAGGAGGACAGCGGGGCGCGAGCCCATGGCTTCCCCGATGCGGGCGGCTTCCGGCTCGCCGTCTGGCGGGAGTACCGCGCCGCCATGGAGGACGAAGCGGCCGGTGACGGGACGGGCCCCGAGCCCCGGGGCGAGGGCTGA
- a CDS encoding Crp/Fnr family transcriptional regulator — MDTESLGRLALLQGAEPGALEKAARHARCRSCEPGTVLIDFGELSDDVYFLLEGAARVVARTGEGYEMILGDLSPGEAFGELAAITGQPRSANVTALHRSRFCVLPGPAFMELVLASPAVSLRMMRYLADLVRSRSERLFELAALPVRQRLYAELLRLSRGRGTPGQTAERVVSPPPPHHVLAARIGARREAVSRQLSDMEKAGLIDASRSGIVLRRPEAMRAELDAALRGAERAVNALNLS; from the coding sequence GTGGATACCGAGAGTCTGGGGCGCCTGGCCCTCCTGCAAGGCGCCGAGCCGGGCGCGCTGGAAAAGGCCGCCCGCCATGCACGCTGCCGTTCCTGCGAGCCCGGCACGGTTCTGATCGACTTCGGCGAGCTGTCGGACGATGTGTACTTCCTCCTCGAAGGCGCCGCGCGGGTCGTGGCGCGCACCGGAGAGGGCTACGAGATGATCCTGGGCGACCTGTCGCCCGGCGAGGCCTTCGGCGAGCTGGCGGCCATCACCGGGCAGCCGCGTTCCGCCAATGTCACCGCCCTGCACCGCTCGCGCTTCTGCGTCCTGCCGGGGCCGGCCTTCATGGAGCTGGTGCTGGCCTCGCCCGCCGTGTCGCTGCGCATGATGCGCTATCTCGCCGACCTCGTGCGCTCGCGCAGCGAGAGGCTGTTCGAGCTGGCGGCCCTGCCGGTGCGCCAGCGCCTCTATGCCGAACTCCTGCGCCTGTCGCGCGGACGCGGCACACCGGGCCAGACGGCCGAGCGCGTGGTCAGCCCGCCGCCGCCGCATCACGTGCTGGCCGCCCGCATCGGCGCCCGGCGCGAGGCCGTGTCTCGGCAATTGTCGGACATGGAAAAGGCCGGGCTGATCGATGCGAGCCGCAGCGGCATCGTGCTGCGGCGGCCCGAGGCGATGCGCGCCGAACTCGACGCCGCGCTGCGCGGCGCCGAACGTGCGGTGAATGCCCTGAACCTGTCATAG
- a CDS encoding HupE/UreJ family protein — MRRLLPVAAALLLPLPALAHTGIGPVDGFTAGFAHPLGGLDHLMAMLGIGLWAGLLGGRATWALPAAFLGAMAAGGALGMAGLGLPMVEAGIAASVIVLGAVVALAARLPLAAALSLAALFGLFHGHAHGAEMHPEAGAATYAAGFLLATAGLHALGLALGRWRAPAGRAVVRSAGAAMAVVMLVLLIQG, encoded by the coding sequence ATGCGCCGCCTCCTTCCCGTCGCCGCCGCGCTGCTGCTGCCGCTGCCGGCCCTGGCCCATACCGGCATCGGCCCGGTGGATGGCTTCACCGCCGGCTTCGCCCATCCGCTGGGCGGGCTCGACCACCTGATGGCCATGCTGGGGATCGGCCTCTGGGCCGGGCTGCTGGGCGGCCGCGCGACCTGGGCGCTGCCCGCCGCCTTCCTCGGCGCCATGGCAGCCGGCGGCGCGCTGGGCATGGCGGGCCTCGGCCTGCCGATGGTGGAGGCCGGGATCGCCGCCTCGGTGATCGTGCTGGGCGCCGTGGTCGCGCTCGCCGCTCGCCTGCCGCTGGCCGCCGCCCTGTCCCTGGCGGCGCTGTTCGGCCTCTTCCATGGCCATGCCCATGGCGCGGAGATGCACCCCGAGGCCGGGGCCGCCACCTATGCGGCGGGCTTCCTGCTCGCCACGGCCGGGCTGCATGCGCTGGGCCTGGCGCTCGGCCGCTGGCGCGCCCCGGCCGGTCGCGCCGTGGTCCGTTCCGCCGGGGCCGCCATGGCTGTGGTCATGCTGGTGCTGCTGATCCAGGGCTGA
- the ureG gene encoding urease accessory protein UreG yields the protein MTEIVSGQPIHASAGRSGHRQANGPFRVGIGGPVGSGKTALTDRLCKYLRDTHDIAVITNDIYTREDAEFLTRSGALAPERITGVETGGCPHTAIREDASINLAAVGEMVERFPGLEILFIESGGDNLAATFSPELADLTIYVIDVSAGDKIPRKGGPGITRSDLLVINKIDLAPLVGADLGVMDRDSRRMRGQRPFLFTNLKENKGVAEIAAFILEAGGIPARGLSATAQGTQA from the coding sequence ATGACTGAAATCGTTTCGGGCCAGCCGATCCACGCCTCCGCAGGGCGCTCCGGTCATCGGCAGGCGAATGGCCCCTTCCGCGTCGGCATCGGCGGTCCTGTCGGTTCCGGCAAGACCGCGCTGACCGACCGCCTGTGCAAGTACCTGCGCGACACGCACGACATCGCCGTCATCACCAACGACATCTACACGCGGGAGGATGCGGAGTTCCTCACCCGCTCCGGCGCGCTGGCGCCCGAGCGCATCACCGGCGTCGAGACGGGCGGCTGCCCGCACACCGCGATCCGCGAGGACGCCTCGATCAACCTCGCCGCGGTGGGCGAGATGGTGGAGCGTTTCCCGGGGCTGGAGATCCTCTTCATCGAGAGCGGCGGCGACAACCTCGCCGCCACCTTCTCGCCGGAGCTCGCGGACCTGACGATCTATGTCATCGACGTCTCGGCGGGCGACAAGATCCCGCGCAAGGGCGGGCCGGGCATCACCCGCTCCGACCTGCTGGTGATCAACAAGATCGACCTCGCCCCGCTGGTCGGCGCCGATCTCGGCGTGATGGACCGCGATTCCCGCCGGATGCGCGGCCAACGCCCTTTCCTCTTCACCAACCTGAAGGAGAACAAGGGCGTGGCCGAGATCGCCGCCTTCATCCTGGAGGCCGGTGGCATCCCCGCCCGCGGCCTTTCCGCCACCGCCCAAGGAACCCAAGCCTGA
- a CDS encoding urease accessory protein UreF, whose protein sequence is MTTITPMGTTTTMATATRITATGMAEGDAALYRLLAWISPAYPVGAYTYSHGLEAAVEEGAVRDRQGLAGYIAAALTRGAGAVDGPLLAAAWRAARDGDEGGLDEVAELSSAWRGTAETALESTAQGNAFASVTAAAWPDPRFAAFVARHPRRMTHPVAFGAAAAWNGVALRPALFAWLSGFAANLVSAGVRLVPLGQTDGQIATATLLPVVEAATDAALAADPEEIGTAAPVLDLFSMRHETQYTRLFRS, encoded by the coding sequence ATGACCACGATCACGCCCATGGGCACGACCACCACCATGGCGACGGCCACACGCATCACGGCCACCGGCATGGCTGAGGGCGACGCCGCCCTCTACCGCCTGCTGGCCTGGATCTCCCCGGCCTATCCGGTCGGCGCCTATACCTACAGCCACGGGCTGGAAGCCGCGGTGGAGGAGGGCGCCGTGCGCGACCGTCAGGGCCTCGCCGGCTACATCGCCGCCGCGCTGACGCGCGGGGCCGGGGCGGTGGACGGGCCGCTCCTCGCCGCCGCCTGGCGCGCCGCGCGGGACGGCGACGAAGGGGGCCTCGACGAGGTCGCCGAACTCTCCTCGGCCTGGCGCGGCACGGCGGAAACCGCGCTGGAAAGCACGGCGCAGGGCAATGCCTTCGCCAGCGTCACCGCCGCCGCCTGGCCCGATCCGCGCTTCGCCGCCTTTGTCGCGCGTCACCCGCGCCGCATGACGCATCCCGTGGCGTTCGGCGCGGCGGCGGCCTGGAACGGCGTCGCGCTCCGCCCGGCGCTCTTCGCCTGGCTCTCGGGCTTCGCCGCCAACCTCGTCAGCGCCGGCGTTCGCCTCGTCCCGCTGGGGCAGACGGACGGGCAGATCGCCACCGCCACGCTCCTGCCTGTTGTGGAGGCCGCCACCGACGCCGCCCTGGCCGCCGATCCCGAAGAGATCGGCACCGCCGCCCCGGTCCTCGACCTCTTCTCCATGCGTCACGAGACCCAGTACACGAGGCTCTTCCGTTCATGA
- a CDS encoding urease accessory protein UreE yields the protein MTDDTLPRATTILPAGQWNPAEARDSITLDFDDRHRRRRRYTGEKGLSFLLDLPEATVLYDGDGLRCEDGTTIAVHAAPEPLVEVTSADPAHFARLAWHLGNRHLPAEIDAARILIRDDHVITAMLRGLGATLRQIQAPFNPEGGAYGEHNRHTAHHHGPQEGHTQGHGHAHDHDHAHGHDHHHGDGHTHHGHRHG from the coding sequence ATGACCGACGACACCCTGCCGCGCGCCACCACCATCCTCCCCGCCGGGCAATGGAACCCGGCGGAGGCGCGCGACAGCATCACCCTCGATTTCGACGACCGCCATCGCCGCCGCCGCCGCTACACGGGCGAGAAGGGGCTTTCCTTCCTGCTCGACCTGCCGGAAGCCACGGTGCTCTATGACGGCGACGGGCTGCGCTGCGAGGACGGCACCACCATCGCCGTCCATGCCGCGCCCGAGCCGCTGGTCGAGGTCACCTCCGCCGATCCCGCGCATTTCGCGCGCCTCGCCTGGCATCTCGGCAACCGCCACCTGCCCGCCGAGATCGACGCCGCGCGAATCCTGATCCGCGACGATCACGTCATCACCGCCATGCTGCGCGGCCTCGGCGCCACGCTCCGCCAGATCCAGGCGCCCTTTAACCCGGAAGGCGGCGCCTATGGCGAGCACAACCGCCACACCGCCCATCATCATGGGCCCCAGGAAGGGCATACGCAGGGGCATGGGCACGCGCATGACCACGATCACGCCCATGGGCACGACCACCACCATGGCGACGGCCACACGCATCACGGCCACCGGCATGGCTGA